GACTTGCACCTATCcaaccacttaggacagtgtttgaaccatagtaagcacttagcatatgccATAAAAAGAAGGAATTATCATCTGAAACACAGGTAGGCATCATGTTGCTTCCTAGCCTATGGACAAAGGAACTTGCATTTGCAGTGCAATTGTTTGTAGTGCATTTGGAATGTACCCAAATGAGTAGGTGAATGATTCCAAGGATAGctaggagtggagagagacataggAATACATTTCACCTGCATGATTTTCTCTCTAAATGCAGTTTACAGCACTACACCTTCCTCATGGCCATTTTTATTGCTCAGCGTGTAGATGAAGGAGTTGAACCTGGGGGCAGTGATGGTGTAAAtcagagcaaacaccttatcctcaggGAAGGTCTGGGCCggccggaggtaaatgaagatgcaaGAGTCAAGAAAAGCAGTGCCAGCATGGTGATGTGGGAATCTCAGGTAAAGAGGGCTTTGTGCCATGCTTCCAAAGAGTGGATattcagactggctaaaatggtgacataAGAGAAGGCCAAAACTACAAATGAGATCAATACAATTGTCCCTGAATTGgcgaggactaaaaatccagtcacatCAGTGACTGAGCAGACCAGTTCTAAGAGAGGGTAAACATCCAtgaaatagtgatcaatcttattgGGACCATAGAAGGGCAAATATATGACAAGGAGTTACTGAACGATGAAATGGAGAAATCCTCCTCCCCAGCGTACTTCAACCTCTGTGGCACACTActgcttgttcatgatgaccatatatTGCAAGGATTTGCAGATGGCAATgtagcgatcataggccatccccacaaggatgaaGACCTCAACTCCATTAAGTAACTGCATGGTAAAGAGTTGCATCATGCAGTCACCAAAGGCGATGCTGTTCTTCTCAGAAAGTAAATCTCGGACTAGTTTGGGAATAaccatggaagtgtagcagatATCCATGAGGGATAAATGGCAGAGAAAGAAGCACATGGACTGCTTGATAAGGGAACTGCATCTGACAGTGATATGGATGGGGAGATTCCCTAGCAGGATCGCAAcataacaggagaggaacagcccaaaggAGAATATCTGTAAATTTCTGTCCCTGAACAGTCCTAAGAGAACAAAGTCTGTGacattgttcctattttccatcctgggaataaggaatatttatctgaaatgattgaaaaatgaaacactgtaaataacatttagaaaattgcagtTCATTGCACATATAATCGAATACAACTTGCAATATTGTTCCAGCATGTGTGAAAACACTGCAAGAGAAATTTAATATCTTTGCTGAATATACAttcctttcatttctagtgatatgataaaaaaaatttaaaatttattttgcactcaccatgtgccaggcattgtgttaagaACCGTAAGACAGGCTAATCAGATAGAAACCAGTCCttctcccatacagggctcacgacCACCACTCATcctctagctctcttcttcccttcaaagccctattgagagctcacctcctccagccctcCCCAACACCTTTAAACTACCTCAGCctggtgaattattcccttagcaaaagTTATACACCATGTACTGAGCAAAGTGAATATGACTTTTTTAAGGTTATTTAtgtttctacgctgatgacacacaaatctacatttctgcccctgctctctctccctccaggctcgcatctcctcctaccttcaggagtaataaatatgtacaaatatatacaagtgctgtggggcaggaaacggggtagagcagagggtgggaataagggtgatggggagaggaggaggagcagaggaaaagggaggctcagtctgggaaggcctcacggaggaAGTGAGTTCACAATAggggtttgaagaggggaagatagctagtttggcagatgtaaggAGGGAAGACATTTCACGTCTTCCAGGCTGTATTAAATATCGGCCATTAAATATTAAGGTGGAGGAAGGCATGTTTACAGTCCGATAAACTGTAAGAATTCTCATTTCTCCTGAGCGTGGGAGAAAACCTGTGTTGATTGTACAGAGAAGAGTTGGGTGGATAGAATAAGCCAAAtgcaggaggggaggaaaggagatgtgGACATGCATTTcacctgcctgattttccctccaaacacggcttccaacaccacacctttctcatggctgttttcatctctctgttcctcagagtgtagatgagggggttgaacatgggggcaatgatggtgcaaaacagagcaaacaccttatcctcggggaagATCTGGACTGGCCTGAggtaaatgaagagggagggcaagaaaaacaatgccaccacggtgatgtgggatgcacaggtggagagggctttgcgacGTCCTTCCAAAGAGcgggtcctcagactggctaaaatggtgatgtaagagaagaccaagactgcAAAAGTAAGTAACACAATTGTCCCTGTATTGGcaaggactaaaaatccagtcacggcagtatctgagcaagccaattccaggagagggtaaacatcgcagaaatagtgatcaatcttattagggccacagaagggcaaaaaaatgacaaggagaCACTGGAccatggaatggagaaatgctcctccgcagcacactgcaaccactgtAGCACACCGCTGCctgttcatgatgaccatatagtgtaagggtttgcagatggcaacatagcgatcataggccatccccacaagaatgaagatctcaaccccaccaaataagtgcaCAGTGAAGAGTTGTATCATGCAGTGGCcgaaagagatggttttcttcttagacagcaaatctctgaccagtttgggagtcactgtggaagtgtagcagaggtccatgagggacaggtgacagaggaaaaagtacatgggcttCTTGTTGAGGGAACTGCATCTgacggtgatgaggatgaggaaattccctaAGAGGATTGtaatgtaacaggagaggaacagcccaaagcaaaatatctgcaaatttttgtcactggacagacctaaaagaacaaattctgtgacattcctattttccatcccgggaatgaggaatatttacctgaaatgattgcaaaataAAACATCGTAAATAACATTTGGAAAATTTCAGTGACCAGTTCATTCTACTTATAATTGAATATGACTTACAATTGTGTGTTGATATATATTAGAACACTTAAAGAGAAATTTTATATCTTTGCCTAATATGCAaccctttcatttctagtgaaatgatattttttttattaagcacttaccgtgtgccagacatTGGGCTAAGTACCAGAATGCAGGTTAATCAGATAAGTAAACAGTTCTTCGCCCATatacagctcacaatctaagaagtagggagagtgggaatcctatccccattttacagctgagaaaactgtatTACAACAGATGTAGCCTGGAAAGAACGagatcctgggagtcacaagattcggattctaattccagctcttccacctccctgttgtgtgaccttgtccaaattAACAT
This DNA window, taken from Tachyglossus aculeatus isolate mTacAcu1 chromosome 3, mTacAcu1.pri, whole genome shotgun sequence, encodes the following:
- the LOC119925844 gene encoding olfactory receptor 4P4-like, giving the protein MENRNVTEFVLLGLSSDKNLQIFCFGLFLSCYITILLGNFLILITVRCSSLNKKPMYFFLCHLSLMDLCYTSTVTPKLVRDLLSKKKTISFGHCMIQLFTVHLFGGVEIFILVGMAYDRYVAICKPLHYMVIMNRQRCATVVAVCCGGAFLHSMVQCLLVIFLPFCGPNKIDHYFCDVYPLLELACSDTAVTGFLVLANTGTIVLLTFAVLVFSYITILASLRTRSLEGRRKALSTCASHITVVALFFLPSLFIYLRPVQIFPEDKVFALFCTIIAPMFNPLIYTLRNREMKTAMRKV